One region of Arvicola amphibius chromosome 3, mArvAmp1.2, whole genome shotgun sequence genomic DNA includes:
- the Ckmt2 gene encoding creatine kinase S-type, mitochondrial produces the protein MASAFSKLLTGRNASLLFTTLGTSALTTGYLLNRQKVSADAREQHKLFPASADYPDLRKHNNCMAECLTPTIYAKLRNKMTPNGYTLDQCIQTGVDNPGHPFIKTVGMVAGDEESYEVFADLFDPVIKLRHNGYDPRVMKHPTDLDASKITHGQFDERYVLSSRVRTGRSIRGLSLPPACSRAERREVENVAITALEGLKGDLAGRYYKLSEMTEQDQQRLIDDHFLFDKPVSPLLTCAGMARDWPDARGIWHNYDKTFLIWINEEDHTRVISMEKGGNMKRVFERFCRGLKEVERLIQERGWEFMWNERLGYILTCPSNLGTGLRAGVHVKIPKLSKDPRFSKILENLRLQKRGTGGVDTAAVADIYDISNIDRIGRSEVELVQIVIDGVNYLVDCEKKLERGQDIKVPPPLPQFSRK, from the exons ATGGCCAGTGCCTTCTCTAAGTTGCTAACTGGCCGCAATGCATCTCTGCTCTTTACTACCCTGGGAACCAGTGCCCTGACCACTGGCTACCTGCTCAACAGGCAGAAGGTGTCTGCTGATGCCCGGGAGCAGCACAAGCTCTTTCCCGCAAG CGCAGACTACCCTGACCTGAGGAAACATAACAACTGCATGGCTGAGTGCCTCACTCCCACCATCTATGCCAAACTCCGAAACAAGATGACCCCCAACGGCTACACCCTGGACCAATGCATCCAAACTGGAGTGGACAACCCCGGCCACCCCTTCATAAAGACTGTGGGCATGGTGGCTGGTGACGAGGAGTCATACGAG GTGTTCGCTGACCTTTTTGATCCTGTCATCAAGCTAAGGCACAATGGCTATGACCCGAGGGTGATGAAGCACCCTACAGACCTGGATGCATCCAAG ATCACTCACGGACAGTTTGATGAGCGCTACGTGTTGTCCTCCCGGGTGCGCACTGGTCGCAGCATCCGTGGGCTgagcctgcctcctgcctgctcccGGGCggagagaagggaggtggagaatGTGGCCATCACTGCCCTGGAGGGCCTCAAGGGGGACCTGGCTGGTCGCTACTACAAGCTGTCTGAGATGACCGAGCAGGATCAGCAACGGCTTATCGAT GACCACTTTCTGTTTGATAAGCCAGTGTCCCCTTTACTAACGTGCGCTGGGATGGCCCGTGACTGGCCTGATGCCAGGGGAATCTG GCATAATTATGACAAGACATTTCTCATCTGGATAAATGAGGAAGACCACACCAGGGTAATCTCAATGGAAAAGGGAGGCAATATGAAACGAGTATTTGAGCGGTTCTGTCGTGGACTAAAGGAA GTGGAACGATTGATCCAAGAACGAGGCTGGGAATTCATGTGGAATGAGCGGCTAGGCTACATTCTGACCTGCCCCTCAAACCTCGGGACTGGATTGCGAGCTGGTGTCCACGTTAAGATCCCCAAGCTCAGCAAG GACCCACGCTTTTCTAAGATCTTGGAGAACCTGAGGCTCCAGAAGCGTGGCACCGGCGGTGTGGACACTGCAGCGGTGGCGGATATATACGACATTTCCAACATAGATCGGATCGGGAGATCGGAG GTGGAACTTGTTCAGATCGTCATCGACGGCGTCAACTACCTGGTGGATTGTGagaagaagctggagagaggcCAAGACATTAAAGTGCCCCCTCCTCTGCCCCAGTTTAGCAGGAAGTGA